A region from the Haloarcula limicola genome encodes:
- a CDS encoding ArsA family ATPase, whose translation MNKFVFFGGKGGVGKTTVSSAYGLKCARDGLRTLLVSTDPAHSTSDVFDQQFDDDPTAVEGHENLWAMELDPEEEVERHMREIKGSMTDQVSPAIVNEIDRQIELAHRTPGAYEAALFDRFIDVMRESDDYDRVVFDTSPTGGTLRLLALPEFLESWIERLTAKRKESVDLFEKAAIGDEEARERLRDDPIIRRLTERKENFEFAGRTLREDAVFYLVLNPDELSIEESHRAVTDLTDAGLTIGGLVVNKVAPAPDDDETGKGATYLRERHRTERARLDRIREEFDQPVLAVVEQRVSEIKGSLLDEVTAELDIDVEASPAGP comes from the coding sequence ATGAACAAGTTCGTCTTCTTCGGGGGGAAGGGCGGGGTCGGCAAGACCACGGTATCGAGCGCCTACGGACTGAAGTGCGCCCGCGACGGCCTGCGGACGCTGCTCGTCTCGACGGACCCGGCACACAGCACCTCGGACGTGTTCGACCAGCAGTTCGACGACGACCCGACGGCCGTCGAGGGCCACGAGAACCTCTGGGCGATGGAACTGGACCCGGAGGAGGAGGTCGAACGGCACATGCGGGAGATCAAGGGCTCGATGACCGACCAGGTGAGTCCGGCCATCGTCAACGAGATCGACCGGCAGATAGAGCTCGCCCACCGGACGCCGGGAGCCTACGAGGCGGCGCTGTTCGACCGGTTCATCGACGTGATGCGCGAGAGCGACGACTACGACCGCGTCGTCTTCGACACGTCGCCCACCGGCGGCACGCTGCGCCTGCTCGCGCTCCCGGAGTTCCTCGAATCGTGGATCGAGCGGCTCACGGCCAAGCGAAAGGAGAGCGTGGACCTCTTCGAGAAGGCGGCCATCGGCGACGAGGAGGCTCGGGAGCGTCTGCGGGACGACCCGATCATCCGCCGGCTCACGGAACGCAAGGAGAACTTCGAGTTCGCCGGGCGGACGCTCCGCGAGGACGCCGTCTTCTATCTCGTTCTCAACCCCGACGAACTCTCCATCGAGGAGTCCCACCGCGCCGTCACCGACCTGACCGACGCGGGCCTGACCATCGGCGGACTGGTCGTCAACAAGGTCGCGCCGGCCCCGGACGACGACGAGACGGGGAAGGGAGCGACGTACCTGCGGGAGCGCCACCGCACCGAGCGGGCGCGACTCGACCGCATCCGCGAGGAGTTCGACCAGCCGGTCCTCGCGGTCGTCGAACAGCGCGTCTCGGAGATAAAGGGGAGCCTCTTGGACGAGGTCACGGCCGAACTCGACATCGACGTCGAGGCGTCCCCGGCGGGGCCCTAA
- a CDS encoding SRPBCC family protein — protein sequence MAEERDCGFMREVERTRFVAATPAELARSLSPVAVIEHEGTFSVVTNEETDAGQRVTARGGGVEAVFSFQERENGLSYRQVGEQGPFESMETTLTYRSSDHGSEVTAHSVVSLGLPLSSLTDRIAAWKRGGELDRLLDGLTDEHR from the coding sequence ATGGCCGAGGAGCGCGACTGCGGGTTCATGCGCGAGGTGGAACGCACGCGGTTCGTGGCGGCGACGCCCGCCGAACTCGCTCGCTCGCTGTCGCCGGTCGCCGTCATCGAACACGAGGGGACGTTCAGCGTCGTGACGAACGAAGAGACCGACGCCGGTCAGCGAGTCACGGCCCGCGGCGGCGGCGTCGAGGCCGTCTTTTCCTTTCAGGAACGCGAGAACGGACTCTCCTATCGGCAGGTCGGCGAGCAGGGCCCCTTCGAGTCGATGGAGACGACGCTCACCTACCGGTCGAGCGACCACGGGAGCGAGGTGACGGCGCACTCGGTGGTCAGTCTCGGCCTCCCGCTCTCGTCGTTGACCGACCGCATCGCCGCGTGGAAGCGAGGCGGCGAACTCGACCGACTGCTCGACGGACTGACCGACGAACACCGATAG
- a CDS encoding cupin domain-containing protein gives MDVVADDSSNAVEVEPGVFLTQLAAGAEMSIQHLRIEPGGRVPEHSHHHEQVGFVYQGEQTFVLEGGEAVTVGPGESYHLKSHEVHAAENRGDEVLLAIDVFSPPRPNPDWLE, from the coding sequence ATGGACGTCGTAGCAGACGACAGCTCGAACGCCGTCGAAGTCGAACCGGGCGTCTTCCTCACGCAGCTGGCCGCGGGCGCGGAGATGAGCATCCAGCATCTCCGCATCGAACCGGGCGGGCGCGTGCCCGAACACAGCCACCACCACGAGCAGGTGGGATTCGTCTATCAGGGCGAACAGACCTTCGTCCTCGAGGGCGGCGAGGCGGTGACCGTCGGACCCGGCGAGTCCTACCACTTGAAGAGTCACGAAGTCCACGCCGCCGAGAACCGCGGCGACGAGGTGCTGCTGGCGATCGACGTGTTCAGCCCGCCGCGGCCGAATCCCGACTGGCTGGAGTAG
- a CDS encoding zinc ribbon domain-containing protein, whose product MAETGRKRPWLAAVLAFLYPGLGHVYLREWLRAVLWFGLVYSTTALLIDGNAMAPLQNGFTLDNLLAAAQNVPLEASVAVLAITALNMVDAYWMATRGNVTTEVLEGTKCPNCGKELDDDIEFCHWCTTELDQYRTEADAEAEQ is encoded by the coding sequence ATGGCTGAGACCGGGCGAAAGCGGCCGTGGCTCGCCGCCGTACTCGCCTTTCTCTACCCCGGGCTGGGGCACGTCTACCTCCGGGAGTGGTTACGCGCGGTGCTCTGGTTCGGCCTCGTCTACAGCACGACGGCGCTGCTCATCGACGGGAACGCGATGGCACCGCTACAGAACGGCTTTACGCTCGACAACCTGCTGGCCGCCGCACAGAACGTCCCCCTCGAAGCCTCGGTCGCCGTGCTGGCGATCACCGCTCTGAACATGGTCGACGCCTACTGGATGGCGACCCGCGGGAACGTGACCACCGAGGTCCTCGAAGGGACGAAGTGTCCCAACTGCGGGAAGGAACTCGACGACGACATCGAGTTCTGTCACTGGTGTACGACCGAGCTCGACCAGTACCGGACCGAGGCGGACGCCGAAGCCGAACAGTAG
- a CDS encoding 3-dehydroquinate synthase II — translation MTRSVWLKADDEVGDWEARKRRITAGLEAGVDWVLVDEADVERVRDLGSVNVAAFTNGDVHVMEAEADDSDADATVVGKDGEGDGTVDLPSDFSGSADLSSLRQNGAAPEGGYVRIFDEDYEAFAEEVATEADFTIVIGEDWQIIPLENLIARVGDETDLITGVTSAEDARTAYETLEHGVDGVLLDTDDIDEIRKTVDVRDEMGREQLDLEYAEVTAVEQTGSADRVCIDTGNLMDHDEGMLVGSMARGLFFVHAETAESPYVASRPFRVNAGAVHAYVRTPDGGTKYLSELQSGDEVQIVDSNGRTREAIVGRAKIEKRPMFRVQAETEEGDRIETLLQNAETIKVHARDGRIAVTDLEPGDEILVYHEDTATHFGEKIEESIIEK, via the coding sequence ATGACACGAAGCGTGTGGCTCAAAGCCGACGACGAGGTCGGCGACTGGGAGGCGCGAAAGCGTCGCATCACCGCCGGACTCGAAGCGGGCGTAGACTGGGTGCTGGTCGACGAAGCGGACGTAGAGCGCGTCCGCGACCTCGGCTCGGTCAACGTCGCCGCGTTCACGAACGGCGACGTCCACGTCATGGAGGCCGAGGCCGACGACTCCGACGCCGACGCGACCGTCGTCGGCAAGGACGGCGAGGGCGACGGCACCGTCGATCTGCCCTCCGATTTCTCCGGCTCTGCGGACCTCTCCTCGCTCCGGCAGAACGGCGCGGCCCCCGAGGGCGGCTACGTCCGCATCTTCGACGAGGACTACGAGGCCTTCGCCGAGGAGGTGGCGACCGAAGCCGACTTCACGATCGTCATCGGCGAGGACTGGCAGATCATCCCCCTCGAAAATCTCATCGCTCGCGTCGGCGACGAGACGGACCTCATCACCGGCGTCACCTCCGCCGAGGACGCCCGCACGGCCTACGAGACGCTGGAGCACGGCGTCGACGGCGTCTTACTCGACACGGACGACATCGACGAGATCAGAAAGACCGTCGACGTGCGCGACGAGATGGGCCGCGAGCAACTCGACCTGGAGTACGCCGAAGTGACCGCCGTCGAGCAGACGGGGTCGGCCGACCGGGTCTGCATCGACACGGGCAACCTGATGGACCACGACGAGGGGATGCTCGTCGGGTCGATGGCCCGCGGCCTCTTCTTCGTCCACGCGGAGACCGCCGAGTCGCCGTACGTCGCCTCGCGGCCGTTCCGGGTCAACGCCGGCGCGGTCCACGCCTACGTCCGCACGCCCGACGGCGGGACGAAGTACCTCTCGGAGCTCCAGTCGGGCGACGAGGTCCAGATCGTCGATTCGAACGGTCGCACCCGCGAGGCCATCGTCGGCCGCGCGAAGATCGAGAAGCGGCCGATGTTCCGCGTGCAGGCAGAGACCGAGGAGGGCGACCGCATCGAGACGCTGCTCCAGAACGCGGAGACCATCAAGGTACACGCGCGCGACGGTCGCATCGCGGTCACCGACCTCGAACCGGGCGACGAGATCCTCGTCTACCACGAGGACACGGCGACGCACTTCGGCGAGAAGATCGAAGAGAGCATCATCGAGAAGTAG
- the minD gene encoding cell division ATPase MinD: MVTNHVYTVAGAKGGVGKTTTSINLGASLAAAGRSTVAVELDLAMANLVDFLELDIDVRTATTLHDVLAGEAEVKSAIYETEAGLAVVPSGTDLDGYAETDLDRLSEVVETLRWHYDAVILDTPAGLSEETVRPMQLADETLLVSTPRVASIRNARNTKELAERVDTDVRGLVLTKSGTGASPGADRISEFLDVELLGHVPEDDAVPHSQDAGRPVAVNAPQSGAAIAYRRIARQLVEGSTAIGSETTADSEATAATVSPETGSEERSATPMTDVPAADGQCDGESRPPEEYGRAMAVEPATRDGDDGAAGDDTGAVSESDSADAVSDVDLLGDESATHSSAVEGPRAEADSEANGEEPDDEATPGEDPSKTAESDTASLGSQIRSLFGF, encoded by the coding sequence ATGGTCACGAATCACGTCTACACGGTCGCTGGTGCAAAGGGCGGCGTCGGGAAGACGACGACGAGTATCAACCTCGGGGCGTCGCTGGCGGCGGCCGGCCGTTCGACGGTCGCAGTGGAACTGGACCTGGCGATGGCGAACCTCGTCGACTTTCTTGAACTGGACATCGACGTTCGGACGGCGACGACGCTCCACGACGTGCTCGCCGGCGAAGCCGAAGTGAAGTCCGCTATCTACGAGACCGAGGCGGGACTCGCCGTCGTCCCGAGCGGGACGGACCTCGACGGGTACGCGGAGACGGACTTGGACCGACTGTCCGAAGTGGTCGAGACGCTCCGCTGGCACTACGACGCGGTGATACTCGATACGCCCGCCGGCCTGAGCGAGGAGACCGTTCGGCCGATGCAGTTGGCCGACGAGACGCTGCTCGTCTCGACGCCCCGAGTCGCCTCGATCCGGAACGCCCGGAACACGAAGGAACTGGCGGAGCGCGTCGACACCGACGTCCGCGGCCTCGTCCTGACGAAGTCCGGGACCGGTGCCTCGCCCGGCGCGGATCGGATCTCGGAGTTCCTCGACGTCGAGTTGCTCGGCCACGTCCCCGAGGACGACGCCGTTCCCCACTCCCAGGACGCGGGCCGACCCGTCGCGGTGAACGCGCCCCAGAGCGGTGCCGCCATCGCCTACCGCAGGATAGCCCGACAACTTGTCGAGGGATCGACAGCAATCGGTTCGGAGACGACGGCCGATTCGGAGGCGACGGCCGCGACGGTGAGCCCCGAGACCGGCTCCGAGGAACGATCTGCCACCCCCATGACCGACGTACCGGCCGCAGACGGACAGTGCGACGGGGAATCGAGGCCCCCCGAGGAGTACGGGCGAGCGATGGCCGTCGAACCCGCCACGAGGGACGGCGACGACGGAGCGGCCGGCGACGATACAGGGGCGGTGTCGGAATCGGACTCCGCCGACGCCGTCTCCGACGTCGACTTACTCGGCGACGAGTCGGCGACTCACTCGTCGGCGGTCGAGGGCCCACGCGCCGAGGCGGACTCCGAAGCGAACGGCGAGGAACCGGACGACGAGGCCACTCCGGGAGAGGACCCCTCGAAAACGGCAGAGAGCGACACCGCGTCGCTCGGGTCGCAGATACGGTCGCTGTTCGGGTTCTAG
- a CDS encoding 2-amino-3,7-dideoxy-D-threo-hept-6-ulosonate synthase, translating into MNAGKRTRLDRIGTDGRYVVVPMDHGITMGAVTGLKDIESTIDAVTRGGADAVLTQRGIAGRVHPNKNDAGYIAHLNGSTSIGPDEDDKRRTGTVEDAIRAGADAVSFHINVGSEYEREQIAGLAELTGEAERYGLPVLAMTYARGPEIDPEAAEFNQAVGHAVRLGEELGADVVKTAYTGDAETFQHVVESTSLPVVIAGGSRGTDQETLQMVRGAMDAGAAGVSMGRSIFQHEDPEKITRAVANVVHDDSEAADALRDAGLAVEA; encoded by the coding sequence ATGAACGCAGGGAAACGAACACGACTCGACCGCATCGGGACAGACGGCCGCTACGTCGTCGTCCCGATGGACCACGGTATCACGATGGGTGCCGTAACGGGACTCAAAGACATCGAATCGACGATCGACGCGGTCACGCGCGGCGGAGCCGACGCCGTCCTCACCCAGCGGGGCATCGCCGGCCGCGTCCATCCGAACAAGAACGACGCGGGGTATATCGCCCACCTCAACGGCTCGACCTCCATCGGCCCCGACGAGGACGACAAGCGCCGGACCGGCACCGTCGAGGACGCCATCCGCGCGGGGGCCGACGCCGTCTCCTTCCACATCAACGTCGGCAGCGAGTACGAGCGCGAACAGATCGCCGGACTCGCCGAACTGACCGGCGAAGCCGAGCGCTACGGGCTGCCGGTGCTGGCGATGACCTACGCCCGCGGACCGGAGATCGATCCCGAGGCGGCGGAGTTCAACCAGGCGGTCGGCCACGCCGTCCGTCTCGGCGAGGAACTCGGCGCGGACGTCGTCAAGACCGCCTACACCGGCGACGCGGAGACCTTCCAGCACGTCGTCGAGTCCACGTCGCTGCCGGTGGTCATCGCCGGCGGGTCGCGCGGCACGGACCAGGAGACTCTGCAGATGGTCCGCGGCGCGATGGACGCCGGTGCCGCCGGCGTCTCGATGGGGCGCTCGATCTTCCAGCACGAGGACCCCGAGAAGATAACCCGAGCCGTCGCGAACGTCGTCCACGACGACAGCGAGGCCGCCGACGCGCTCCGGGACGCCGGGTTGGCCGTCGAAGCCTAG
- the trpA gene encoding tryptophan synthase subunit alpha: MGLERAFADEPAFVPYLAAGDPSYEESLAYVEALAEGGADVIELGLPFSEPIAEGKTIQNAIVRSLDAGMTPGRFFEFVADLDVDVPLVCMTYYNLIYQYGNSEAKRASENASGETASQEGPRPFVEKAADVGIEGFVVPDLPAEEARPLRDACDEFGLDLIFIVAPTTEGDRLDRMREQVSGYVYVQARMGVTGARDDVDDATGASLARLSDWDVPKAVGFGIKTGDHAEEIVAAGADGVIVGSALVDIVAEGHENGRPTEAVADDLESLARELKQGALRGAQERPQPERT; the protein is encoded by the coding sequence ATGGGTCTCGAACGCGCCTTCGCGGACGAACCCGCGTTCGTCCCCTACCTCGCCGCGGGCGACCCGAGCTACGAGGAGTCGCTCGCCTACGTCGAAGCGCTCGCCGAGGGCGGCGCGGACGTCATCGAACTCGGCCTGCCGTTCTCGGAGCCCATCGCGGAGGGCAAGACCATCCAGAACGCCATCGTTCGCTCGCTCGACGCCGGGATGACCCCCGGGCGGTTCTTCGAGTTCGTCGCCGACCTCGACGTGGACGTGCCGCTGGTCTGTATGACGTACTACAACCTCATCTACCAGTACGGGAACAGCGAGGCGAAGCGCGCCTCGGAGAACGCGAGCGGTGAAACCGCGAGCCAAGAAGGCCCGCGCCCCTTCGTCGAGAAGGCCGCCGACGTGGGCATCGAGGGGTTCGTCGTCCCCGACCTCCCGGCTGAGGAAGCGAGGCCGCTCCGAGACGCCTGTGACGAGTTCGGCCTCGACCTGATATTCATCGTCGCGCCGACGACCGAGGGCGACCGACTCGACCGGATGCGCGAGCAGGTCTCGGGGTACGTCTACGTGCAGGCCCGGATGGGCGTCACCGGCGCGCGCGACGACGTGGACGATGCGACGGGCGCGTCGCTCGCCCGCCTCTCGGACTGGGACGTCCCCAAGGCCGTCGGGTTCGGCATCAAGACCGGCGACCACGCCGAGGAGATCGTCGCCGCGGGGGCAGACGGCGTCATCGTCGGGTCCGCGCTCGTCGACATCGTCGCCGAGGGCCACGAGAACGGCAGGCCGACCGAGGCGGTCGCCGACGACCTCGAATCGCTCGCCCGGGAACTCAAACAGGGGGCCCTCCGAGGAGCACAGGAACGGCCGCAACCGGAACGCACATAA
- the trpB gene encoding tryptophan synthase subunit beta produces MSTDDAHDPKFGEYGGQYVPEALMPAIEELADAYERYVLENEDGFMDEFRRRLADFGGRPTPLQRAEQLSARYDTEVYLKREDLVHGGAHKLNNALGQVLLAKYMGKERIIAETGAGQHGTATAMAAAHLDMPCEIYMGETDIARQRPNVFRMRINGAEVNPVTVGRGTLKEAISETMRDWATTVEETHYVIGSVVGPHPFPKMVRDFQSVISEEAREQAIEKTGGLPDSVVACAGGGSNTMGAFAEFVDDTGVELHAVEAGGSSLEVDEEEGVAPNSATLSTGGEGVLHGARTKLLQDSDGQIMESHSVSAGLDYAGVGPELAHLVDEGRVIPANVDDDAALEAFHRLSQDEGVIPALETAHAFGYLEEHHDELGDTVVVNVSGRGDKDLETVVEETSKRDLDVAPDMSVLNRVGGGGL; encoded by the coding sequence ATGAGTACGGACGACGCACACGACCCCAAGTTCGGCGAGTACGGCGGACAGTACGTGCCCGAGGCGCTGATGCCGGCCATCGAGGAGTTGGCCGACGCCTACGAGCGGTACGTGCTGGAGAACGAGGACGGCTTCATGGACGAGTTCCGGCGGCGACTGGCGGACTTCGGCGGTCGGCCGACGCCGCTGCAGCGCGCCGAGCAGCTCTCGGCCCGCTACGACACCGAGGTGTACCTCAAGCGCGAGGACCTCGTCCACGGCGGCGCGCACAAGCTCAACAACGCGCTCGGACAGGTCCTGCTGGCGAAGTACATGGGCAAGGAGCGCATCATCGCCGAGACGGGCGCGGGCCAGCACGGCACCGCAACGGCGATGGCCGCCGCGCACCTCGACATGCCGTGTGAGATCTACATGGGCGAGACGGACATCGCCCGCCAGCGGCCCAACGTCTTCCGCATGCGCATCAACGGCGCGGAGGTCAACCCGGTCACGGTGGGCCGGGGCACGCTGAAGGAGGCAATCTCGGAGACGATGCGGGACTGGGCGACCACCGTCGAGGAGACCCACTACGTCATCGGAAGCGTCGTCGGCCCGCACCCGTTCCCGAAGATGGTCCGGGACTTTCAGTCGGTCATCTCCGAGGAGGCCCGCGAGCAGGCCATCGAGAAGACCGGCGGTCTGCCGGATTCGGTCGTCGCCTGCGCCGGCGGCGGGTCGAACACGATGGGCGCGTTCGCGGAGTTCGTCGACGACACGGGGGTCGAACTCCACGCCGTCGAGGCCGGCGGCTCCTCGCTGGAAGTCGACGAGGAGGAGGGCGTCGCGCCCAACTCCGCGACGCTCTCGACGGGCGGCGAGGGCGTCCTCCACGGCGCGCGGACGAAACTGCTTCAGGACTCGGACGGGCAGATCATGGAGTCACACTCCGTCTCGGCCGGGCTAGACTACGCCGGCGTCGGCCCGGAGCTCGCCCACCTCGTCGACGAGGGGCGCGTGATTCCGGCCAACGTCGACGACGACGCCGCGCTGGAGGCGTTCCATCGACTGTCGCAGGACGAGGGCGTCATCCCGGCGCTGGAGACCGCCCACGCCTTCGGCTATCTGGAGGAGCACCACGACGAACTGGGCGACACCGTCGTCGTCAACGTCTCCGGTCGCGGGGACAAGGACCTGGAGACGGTCGTCGAGGAGACGAGCAAGCGCGACCTCGACGTCGCGCCCGATATGTCCGTTCTCAACCGCGTGGGCGGAGGTGGCCTCTGA
- the trpC gene encoding indole-3-glycerol phosphate synthase: MESDAGLAPEVESILAAARDRGGGGERVAVDARSLTDAFEAAEDDERVPIIAEVKPTSPTADGERTDDPIELAERMVEGGAAALSVLTEPEHFGGSAETLERVREAVDVPVLRKDFVLHEAQLDVVAADVVLLIVRFLDEDGTDDLEDLLAAARDRGFQVLVEAHTAAEVERAVAAGADIIGVNNRDLAKLEVDLGTFPAAADAAPENVTLIAESGIGTPDDVARMREAGADALLVGSAIMDHGGDSDVAANTRRLTQAETDT; the protein is encoded by the coding sequence ATGGAATCCGATGCGGGATTGGCACCGGAAGTCGAGTCGATACTCGCGGCGGCGCGCGACCGGGGCGGCGGGGGCGAGCGAGTGGCTGTCGACGCCCGGTCGCTCACCGACGCGTTCGAGGCGGCCGAGGATGACGAACGCGTCCCGATAATCGCGGAAGTCAAGCCGACCAGCCCGACCGCAGACGGCGAGCGAACGGACGACCCGATCGAACTCGCCGAACGGATGGTCGAGGGCGGCGCGGCGGCGCTGTCGGTGCTGACCGAACCCGAGCACTTCGGCGGCTCCGCCGAGACGCTGGAGCGAGTTCGCGAGGCGGTGGACGTGCCCGTCCTCCGGAAGGACTTCGTCCTCCACGAGGCGCAACTGGACGTCGTCGCGGCCGACGTAGTGCTCCTCATCGTCCGGTTTCTGGACGAGGACGGCACCGACGATTTAGAGGACCTGCTCGCGGCGGCCCGCGACCGCGGCTTCCAGGTGCTCGTCGAGGCCCACACCGCAGCGGAGGTCGAACGGGCCGTCGCGGCGGGCGCGGATATCATCGGCGTGAACAACCGCGACCTGGCGAAACTGGAGGTCGACCTTGGGACGTTCCCGGCGGCGGCGGACGCGGCCCCCGAGAACGTCACGCTCATTGCGGAAAGCGGCATAGGGACACCGGACGACGTCGCGCGGATGCGCGAGGCCGGAGCCGACGCGTTGCTCGTCGGCTCGGCCATCATGGACCACGGCGGGGACTCCGACGTGGCGGCGAACACGCGGCGACTGACACAGGCGGAGACTGACACATGA
- a CDS encoding methylated-DNA--[protein]-cysteine S-methyltransferase, which produces MDAPTTDAGIYARESAYLDCFVQFGEAGDRVISLSFPDQPDEDSAEDHPLLDRIEDYLNGTEDDFADVTVGLTVPTAQRKVLEAVREIPYGEDATVEQVARMTPDLSAGEQEDLTQVREALAANPVPLLIPDHRVRDGPSAAPPPVEQKLRAVEGL; this is translated from the coding sequence ATGGACGCACCCACGACGGACGCAGGCATCTACGCCCGCGAGTCGGCGTATCTCGACTGCTTCGTCCAGTTCGGCGAGGCCGGCGACCGGGTCATCTCGCTGTCGTTTCCGGACCAACCGGACGAGGACAGCGCCGAGGACCACCCGCTGTTGGACCGCATCGAGGACTACCTCAACGGGACCGAGGACGACTTCGCGGACGTGACCGTCGGCCTGACGGTCCCGACGGCTCAGCGAAAGGTTCTGGAGGCCGTTCGCGAGATCCCCTACGGCGAGGACGCCACCGTCGAGCAGGTCGCCCGGATGACGCCCGACCTGAGCGCCGGCGAGCAGGAGGACCTGACGCAGGTCCGGGAGGCGCTGGCGGCGAACCCCGTTCCGCTACTGATCCCGGACCACCGCGTGCGCGACGGTCCCAGCGCCGCGCCACCGCCGGTCGAACAGAAGTTGCGGGCCGTCGAGGGACTGTAG
- a CDS encoding CPBP family intramembrane glutamic endopeptidase, with the protein MPEWAGFVGLTALLLFALLALARLSQDALSTDGSGAPAGSGGRQMGALDASDPTFPRFETAEAARQRRRLERTLEYDELSTGALLVNVALTQGLFGVLAVAGGFYFQIPLSAFGVTGDPLSTGLPALALGVAAGVGFWVGNELAAALADGFGVAFDESLRELLAPDSRAGWAVLLGGVLPTIAFVEELLFRAAAIGVTVAGLGAPPALMVVVSSAAFALGHGAQGRIGIVVTGVLGAGLAVLFVLTNSLLAVVVAHYLVNALELTVHEGLGVDRLDSLA; encoded by the coding sequence ATGCCCGAGTGGGCCGGTTTCGTCGGCCTGACGGCACTTCTTCTATTCGCGCTACTCGCGCTCGCACGGCTCTCACAGGACGCGCTCTCGACCGACGGGAGCGGTGCTCCGGCCGGGTCAGGTGGGCGGCAGATGGGGGCGCTCGACGCCTCCGACCCGACCTTCCCGCGTTTCGAGACCGCCGAGGCCGCCCGCCAGCGCCGGCGTCTCGAACGAACCCTCGAATACGACGAGCTCTCGACGGGCGCGCTGCTCGTCAACGTCGCGCTCACGCAGGGGCTGTTCGGCGTTCTGGCGGTCGCCGGAGGCTTTTACTTCCAGATCCCGCTGTCGGCGTTCGGCGTCACCGGCGACCCGCTCTCGACGGGCCTCCCGGCGCTCGCGCTGGGCGTCGCGGCCGGCGTCGGCTTCTGGGTCGGCAACGAACTCGCGGCCGCGCTCGCCGACGGGTTCGGCGTCGCCTTCGATGAGTCGCTCCGTGAGTTGCTCGCGCCGGACTCGCGGGCCGGGTGGGCGGTCCTGCTCGGCGGCGTCCTGCCCACGATCGCGTTCGTCGAGGAACTGCTCTTTCGGGCGGCGGCCATCGGCGTCACGGTCGCGGGGCTCGGCGCGCCGCCGGCGCTCATGGTCGTCGTCTCCTCGGCGGCGTTCGCGCTGGGTCACGGCGCGCAGGGCCGGATCGGGATAGTCGTCACCGGCGTCCTCGGCGCGGGGCTCGCAGTGCTGTTCGTGCTCACGAACAGCCTGCTCGCCGTCGTCGTCGCCCACTACCTCGTGAACGCGCTGGAACTCACCGTCCACGAGGGGCTGGGCGTCGACCGGCTCGACTCGCTCGCCTGA